Proteins from a single region of Oryza brachyantha chromosome 6, ObraRS2, whole genome shotgun sequence:
- the LOC102715669 gene encoding SUPPRESSOR OF GAMMA RESPONSE 1-like encodes MAGTSWIIDSRRIATKIKNASVSVDPSKQKWVSNPTKACPKCNHIIDNSDVVHQWPGLPRGVKFDPTDQELLWHLLAKHGKVGAKPHPFIEEFIPTVEEDDGICYTHPQKLPGVKRDGSVSHFFHRTFKAYNTGTRKRRKINTDDLGDVRWHKTGKTKPVVVDGKHLGCKKIMVLYISTVKGGKPEKTNWVMHQYHLGTGEDEVEGQYVVSKLFYQQQFKPGEKNAQDITSAYALESIVTEDLPYIPPLPLEEHVYTNQEVPEKSETITDQGKETSEINNDDNAAEDVVHMSTEKPEDGDNPSSQDPKWWEGESQFLFDSQQLADNLAICDEFLQSQSQTSCGGDEPDKIKPRLAVYAQLPKEDLKKDLEECQKLDPSDSANVDLDNASEFRLSQIEFSQDSFTTAWPGGKLID; translated from the exons GACATCTTGGATAATCGACAGTCGAAGAATtgctacaaaaataaaaaatgcatcTGTGTCAGTGGACCCAAGTAAGCAAAAATGGGTTAGCAACCCAACAAAGGCTTGTCCAAAGTGCAACCACATCATTGATAACAGTGAT GTTGTTCACCAGTGGCCTGGTTTGCCAAGAGGTGTAAAGTTTGATCCAACTGACCAGGAATTGCTTTGGCATTTGCTTGCAAAACATGGTAAAGTAGGTGCTAAACCTCATCCATTCATTGAAGAATTTATTCCAACAGTCGAGGAAGATGATGGCATCTGCTACACCCATCCACAGAAACTTCCAG GTGTCAAGCGAGATGGAAGTGTATCACACTTTTTCCATAGAACATTTAAGGCCTATAACACTGGGACAAGAAAGCGTCGAAAGATAAACACCGATGATCTTGGTGATGTCCGCTGGCACAAGACTGGTAAGACAAAGCCAGTAGTAGTTGATGGAAAGCACCTTGGCTGTAAGAAAATAATGGTGCTGTATATTAGCACTGTGAAAGGTGGGAAAcctgaaaaaactaattgggTGATGCATCAGTACCACCTAGGAACTGGGGAAGATGAAGTAGAAGGGCAGTATGTCGtctctaaattattttatcagcAACAGTTTAAACCTGGGGAGAAGAATGCACAGGATATAACCTCTGCATATGCTttagaatctatagttaccgAAGATCTTCCATATATTCCTCCATTGCCCCTTGAAGAACATGTTTATACTAATCAAGAGGTTCCTGAGAAATCTGAAACTATCACTGACCAG GGAAAGGAGACTAGTGAAATAAATAATGACGACAATGCTGCAGAAGATGTTGTGCATATGTCTACTGAGAAACCTGAGGATGGAGATAACCCCTCATCACAAGATCCGAAATGGTGGGAAGGTGAATCCCAGTTTCTGTTTGACTCTCAGCAACTGGCTGACAACCTTGCGATTTGCGATGAGTTCCTTCAGAGTCAGAGCCAGACCTCATGCGGGGGAGATGAACCTGATAAGATCAAGCCTCGTCTTGCTGTTTATGCCCAATTGCCAAAAGAGGACCTCAAGAAGGATCTAGAAGAATGCCAAAAGTTGGACCCCTCAGACAGTGCAAATGTTGATCTTGATAACGCATCTGAATTTCGTCTGAGCCAAATT GAATTTTCCCAGGATAGCTTTACGACAGCATGGCCCGGTGGCAAGCTGATCGATTGA